One genomic window of bacterium includes the following:
- a CDS encoding DUF1156 domain-containing protein has translation MDFPIAAVSRHSAREKSIRHGHPSTLHLWWARRPLAACRAVLMGLLLPDPCDSHCPPAFKEAARKALAPVRGSGDGSSDKALRKSLLGFIADFSNWDHAANPAFLDAARMLVRGAHPDGPPLVVDPFAGGGSIPLEALRVGCEAFASDLNPVACLILKVLLEDIPRYGRAKIRIPTAGGGVEEVEGLAEAVRRVGAQIKVAAERELAGFYPPDSDGARPIAYLWARTVRCEAPKCGAEIPLARSFWLSKKANRRRALHLRIERPKGHPPEVAFEVFEPERESKVPEGTVTRGHATCPACGTVLRVERVRAQLSVQHGGADTVFDERDRRKGGARLLAVVTVRPGERGRHYRVPTQRDYDAVRRAAEVLEKKIKHPLPNGLAPVPDEPLPPEGTLGFRVQKYGMRTWGDLFTARQKLALVTLAEKVRGSAGGEERLNSALEDLAALVLGRVADQQSSLVRWLQTIQAVASTFGRQALPIVWDFAEPNPMSGTGANFDGALEWVARVASAWPGSQTSGQTQIADATNYPLPDDAAGVWFTDPPYYDAVPYADLSDFFFVWLKRTLPNHPLLRDPFNPENPLTPKTAEIVQNEVSRVDGRVKDRQFFEESMARAFTEGRRVLQDDGVGAVVFAHKSTEGWEALLSAMVRARWVVTASWPIVTERGVRPRAREAAALSASIHLVVRPRLESAPIGDWGDIMRELPKRIQDWMDRLSAERIRGADLVFSCIGPAMELFSRYPRVETADGEEVGLASNPAARSEAARNGFLWYIWQVVGRIALQRVLGGPDGRVGGDPAGALEEDARLTALFLWTLQSTENGNNGKRPSAQVGVEEAEEEVATEEEDEEPLPKHKGGLTLIYDVARRFAQPLGIHMELWNGRVIEIEKGIVRLLPVAERAPQLFGREGAEAMAQRIVAAPEDPQVQLFPDERAGAVPAIRAPGRRGAMRRRRAMTATAGADDESAQVTVGIEPEHPFTATRREPTTLDRIHAAMLLQASGQAAALRALLEAETRRGPDFLRLANALSALYPKTSEEKRLLDAMLLAVPRR, from the coding sequence GTGGACTTCCCGATCGCCGCGGTCAGCAGGCACTCGGCGCGGGAGAAGTCCATCCGGCACGGGCATCCCAGCACGCTGCACCTGTGGTGGGCCAGGCGACCGTTGGCGGCGTGCCGGGCAGTCCTGATGGGATTGCTCCTCCCCGACCCCTGCGATTCTCACTGTCCGCCTGCCTTCAAGGAGGCTGCGCGGAAGGCACTGGCCCCGGTGCGGGGATCCGGCGACGGCTCCAGCGACAAGGCGCTCCGGAAGTCGCTGCTGGGATTCATCGCTGACTTCAGCAACTGGGACCACGCGGCGAACCCAGCGTTCCTCGATGCGGCCAGGATGCTGGTTCGTGGGGCCCATCCTGACGGCCCGCCGCTGGTTGTGGATCCATTTGCCGGCGGTGGCAGCATCCCCCTGGAAGCCCTCCGGGTGGGGTGTGAGGCGTTCGCCAGCGATCTCAATCCCGTGGCCTGCCTCATCCTGAAGGTGCTCCTCGAAGACATCCCCCGCTACGGGCGGGCGAAGATACGGATTCCGACCGCCGGCGGAGGAGTGGAAGAGGTAGAGGGCCTGGCCGAGGCGGTGCGTCGTGTCGGCGCGCAGATCAAGGTTGCAGCCGAGAGGGAGCTCGCTGGCTTCTATCCGCCTGACTCCGATGGCGCACGCCCCATCGCCTACCTGTGGGCGCGGACGGTGCGGTGTGAGGCTCCCAAGTGCGGTGCGGAGATTCCGCTGGCGCGATCGTTCTGGCTTTCGAAGAAGGCGAACAGGCGGCGGGCGCTCCATTTGCGCATCGAACGGCCCAAGGGCCACCCTCCGGAAGTGGCCTTCGAGGTCTTTGAACCGGAGCGGGAATCCAAGGTGCCAGAAGGCACCGTAACGCGAGGGCACGCTACATGCCCAGCGTGCGGCACGGTGCTGCGGGTCGAGCGGGTGCGGGCGCAGCTCAGCGTTCAGCATGGGGGCGCGGATACGGTGTTCGATGAGCGCGACCGGCGCAAAGGTGGGGCGCGGCTGCTGGCTGTGGTGACGGTTCGCCCCGGGGAGCGGGGACGGCATTATCGGGTGCCGACTCAGCGGGACTACGATGCGGTGCGAAGGGCTGCCGAGGTACTTGAGAAGAAGATCAAACATCCGCTGCCGAACGGCCTGGCGCCGGTTCCAGATGAACCGCTGCCTCCAGAAGGTACGCTAGGCTTTCGCGTCCAGAAGTATGGTATGCGCACCTGGGGCGACCTGTTCACGGCGCGGCAGAAGTTGGCGCTGGTGACGCTGGCGGAGAAGGTACGAGGGAGTGCAGGTGGCGAGGAGCGCCTGAATTCGGCACTTGAAGACTTGGCCGCGTTGGTTCTTGGTCGCGTGGCTGATCAGCAATCAAGCCTCGTCCGTTGGCTTCAAACTATCCAGGCGGTTGCAAGCACATTCGGACGCCAGGCATTGCCAATCGTGTGGGATTTTGCTGAACCGAATCCTATGTCAGGCACGGGTGCCAACTTTGACGGAGCACTCGAATGGGTTGCCCGTGTCGCCAGCGCCTGGCCCGGGTCACAGACCTCCGGGCAAACGCAGATCGCAGACGCCACCAACTACCCGCTGCCAGACGACGCAGCAGGCGTCTGGTTCACCGATCCGCCCTACTACGATGCAGTGCCTTACGCTGATCTCTCTGATTTCTTCTTCGTCTGGTTGAAACGAACATTACCAAATCATCCGTTGTTACGTGATCCCTTCAACCCAGAGAATCCCCTCACGCCCAAGACGGCTGAGATTGTGCAGAATGAGGTCAGCCGCGTTGACGGTCGCGTCAAGGACCGCCAGTTCTTTGAAGAAAGCATGGCCCGCGCCTTCACCGAAGGACGGCGTGTGTTACAGGACGATGGCGTCGGAGCTGTCGTCTTTGCGCACAAGAGCACGGAAGGATGGGAGGCGCTCCTATCGGCCATGGTACGAGCGAGATGGGTCGTCACGGCCTCCTGGCCGATAGTCACAGAACGAGGAGTGCGACCTCGGGCTCGTGAGGCTGCTGCCCTCTCCGCCAGCATTCACCTCGTTGTCAGGCCACGGCTTGAGAGCGCTCCAATTGGTGATTGGGGCGACATCATGCGTGAGCTTCCCAAGCGCATCCAGGATTGGATGGACCGGCTCTCAGCGGAGAGGATCCGCGGCGCGGACCTGGTCTTCAGTTGCATCGGTCCCGCGATGGAGCTGTTCAGCCGCTACCCGCGGGTGGAGACGGCCGACGGCGAGGAGGTGGGCCTGGCCAGCAATCCTGCGGCGCGATCCGAGGCAGCGCGCAACGGTTTCCTCTGGTACATTTGGCAGGTGGTCGGCCGAATTGCCCTCCAGCGCGTGCTCGGCGGTCCGGATGGCCGGGTGGGCGGCGACCCCGCTGGGGCTCTGGAAGAAGACGCCCGCCTGACCGCACTGTTCCTGTGGACGCTCCAGAGTACGGAGAACGGGAACAACGGGAAGCGGCCATCAGCCCAGGTTGGAGTTGAAGAGGCTGAAGAAGAGGTGGCAACCGAGGAGGAGGATGAGGAGCCTCTCCCCAAACACAAGGGGGGCCTCACCCTTATCTACGACGTGGCCCGCCGCTTCGCGCAGCCGCTTGGCATCCACATGGAACTGTGGAATGGCCGTGTCATCGAGATCGAGAAGGGAATTGTCCGCCTGCTTCCGGTCGCCGAGCGGGCCCCACAGCTGTTCGGACGAGAGGGAGCCGAGGCAATGGCACAGCGCATCGTGGCGGCTCCGGAAGATCCCCAGGTACAGCTCTTCCCCGATGAGCGCGCAGGTGCAGTACCGGCGATCCGCGCACCGGGGCGGCGCGGGGCCATGAGGAGGCGACGGGCAATGACGGCTACTGCCGGCGCCGATGACGAGTCTGCTCAGGTCACAGTGGGGATCGAGCCCGAACACCCCTTCACCGCAACCCGGCGCGAGCCCACAACTCTCGACCGCATCCACGCCGCGATGCTCCTCCAGGCCTCCGGTCAAGCCGCGGCACTCCGGGCGCTGCTAGAGGCCGAGACAAGGCGCGGGCCCGACTTCTTGCGACTCGCCAACGCACTATCGGCTCTCTACCCGAAGACCAGCGAGGAGAAACGGCTGCTTGACGCCATGCTTCTCGCTGTACCGCGGCGGTAA
- the sigH gene encoding RNA polymerase sporulation sigma factor SigH — translation MLEPVPFLPIEQELLLLAKAGNEHAFEALLRRYEWLVRARARSFFLQGAEYEDLIQEGMIGLFKAVRDFRADGGAFRSFADLCITRQIITAVKTASRQKHIPLNSAFSLEAPRYDGNGDRTVGDTVSDQAAPLDAVFLQTAEVRAVMDVLRQRLSAFEFLALTLWLEGRPYDEIARRLGKHIKSVDNGLWRVKCKIRRLLGAGVIPRGDI, via the coding sequence ATGCTGGAGCCCGTCCCGTTTCTGCCAATCGAGCAAGAGCTTCTCCTGCTGGCCAAGGCAGGAAACGAACATGCTTTCGAGGCTCTCCTCCGCCGCTACGAGTGGCTCGTACGCGCTCGGGCCCGGAGCTTCTTCCTTCAGGGGGCCGAGTACGAGGACCTCATCCAGGAAGGCATGATTGGTCTCTTCAAAGCCGTGCGCGATTTCCGCGCAGATGGCGGCGCATTCAGATCCTTCGCCGATCTCTGCATCACACGGCAGATCATCACCGCCGTCAAGACGGCCTCTCGCCAGAAGCACATCCCGCTGAACTCCGCCTTCTCTCTAGAAGCGCCTCGGTATGACGGCAACGGGGACCGGACAGTCGGCGATACCGTCAGCGACCAGGCCGCGCCTCTCGATGCCGTCTTTCTGCAGACGGCCGAAGTGCGGGCCGTTATGGATGTCTTGCGGCAGCGCCTGTCGGCTTTCGAGTTCTTGGCGCTGACCCTGTGGCTTGAGGGCCGACCATACGACGAGATCGCCCGGCGCCTCGGCAAGCACATCAAGTCCGTGGACAACGGGCTCTGGAGGGTCAAGTGCAAGATTCGACGCCTGCTGGGTGCGGGCGTCATTCCCCGAGGTGACATCTGA
- a CDS encoding ATP-binding protein, translating into MTPESLRELLAIGETVAVEFKGERHRALSDDELVEAVVCLANRDREPTGWLLIGVEDDGVVTGARPRHGAGTDPLRVVALVANKTVPSLSTRCSIVPWDGEQVIAIEVPRAEQPVGTSDGKYVRRTILGRGEPGCRPFHFHEIPSALAHRGKVDPSAFVVEGATWEDVDPIEVERYRRAVRESGGRGDRALVELSDEELAKALGVVEGNYQISRIRLAGLLLFGREASLQRLLTTHEVAFQVLRGTAVEINEFFRWPLLRSFEEVLTRFRARNREEEVMMGLFRIGVPDYPERAFREALANALLHRDYARLGAVHVQWHDDRIEVSNPGGFVEGVHLGNLLVTPPRPRNPLLADAFKRAGLVERTARGIDTIFEDLLRTGRPGPDYSRSAETDVMVVLPGGPPVLEFVRLLHDEERRLGRLFGVDELLVLHHLRSARRIDIAELSRLVQKPDVDARRVLEGLVEAGLIEGRGERRGRVYHLAAAVYRRLGQPAAYVRTRGFEADQQKQMVVQFVEKHGRIARREVAELCKLSSAQARTLLGRLAEQGVLILHGRKRGAYYERGAKDMAKSKSRLSRAKKGHSAAKSSKRPEREA; encoded by the coding sequence GTGACCCCGGAAAGCCTCCGAGAACTTCTCGCGATCGGCGAAACGGTTGCCGTAGAGTTCAAGGGGGAGCGGCACCGGGCGCTCTCAGACGACGAGTTGGTGGAGGCCGTCGTCTGCCTTGCCAACCGGGACCGTGAGCCCACGGGTTGGCTGCTAATCGGCGTGGAGGACGATGGGGTTGTAACCGGTGCCCGGCCCCGGCACGGTGCGGGAACCGATCCGCTTCGGGTAGTGGCGCTAGTCGCGAACAAAACGGTCCCGTCATTGTCAACGCGCTGCTCTATCGTGCCTTGGGATGGCGAGCAGGTGATCGCCATAGAGGTGCCCCGCGCCGAGCAACCCGTTGGGACCTCCGACGGCAAGTACGTGCGGCGGACGATCCTTGGGCGCGGCGAGCCCGGATGCCGGCCTTTTCACTTTCACGAGATACCGTCCGCACTGGCGCACCGAGGGAAAGTTGATCCCAGCGCGTTCGTCGTTGAGGGTGCTACCTGGGAGGATGTCGACCCCATCGAGGTTGAGCGCTACCGGCGGGCGGTACGCGAGAGTGGAGGACGAGGCGACCGCGCTCTCGTTGAACTCTCGGATGAAGAATTGGCCAAAGCCCTGGGAGTGGTTGAAGGGAACTATCAGATCAGCCGGATCCGGCTCGCGGGGCTTCTACTCTTTGGGCGGGAGGCTTCACTCCAACGGCTGCTGACTACCCACGAAGTGGCCTTTCAAGTGCTCCGCGGGACTGCTGTCGAAATCAACGAGTTCTTCCGATGGCCACTTCTGCGATCCTTTGAAGAAGTTCTGACACGGTTTCGGGCACGAAACCGCGAGGAAGAGGTAATGATGGGCCTCTTCCGGATTGGAGTCCCCGACTACCCGGAACGCGCATTTCGCGAAGCCCTGGCTAATGCGCTCCTTCATCGCGACTATGCGCGGCTGGGAGCGGTTCATGTGCAGTGGCACGACGACCGCATCGAAGTCTCGAATCCCGGCGGATTTGTTGAAGGGGTCCACCTCGGGAATCTCCTGGTCACACCACCCAGGCCCCGCAACCCCCTCCTCGCCGACGCGTTCAAACGGGCCGGCCTCGTTGAGCGCACAGCGCGGGGCATTGACACGATCTTCGAGGACTTGCTCAGAACGGGAAGGCCCGGGCCCGACTACAGTCGATCGGCAGAGACTGACGTCATGGTCGTCCTCCCTGGCGGCCCGCCAGTTCTTGAGTTTGTCCGTCTCCTCCATGATGAGGAGCGCCGGTTGGGGCGTCTTTTCGGAGTCGATGAGCTTCTCGTTCTCCATCACTTACGTTCAGCACGGCGTATTGATATCGCTGAATTGAGCCGGCTCGTCCAGAAGCCTGATGTAGATGCGCGGCGGGTATTGGAAGGGCTGGTGGAGGCTGGCCTGATTGAGGGGCGAGGTGAGAGACGAGGACGCGTATATCACTTGGCTGCGGCGGTATACCGACGGCTCGGCCAGCCGGCCGCTTATGTCAGAACCAGGGGGTTTGAGGCCGACCAGCAGAAGCAGATGGTGGTGCAGTTCGTCGAGAAGCACGGGCGCATCGCGCGGCGCGAGGTCGCCGAGTTGTGTAAGCTATCGTCCGCCCAGGCGCGCACGCTACTGGGCCGGCTCGCCGAACAGGGGGTCTTGATCCTCCATGGAAGAAAGCGTGGAGCGTACTATGAGCGTGGAGCCAAAGATATGGCAAAATCCAAATCGCGTTTGAGCAGAGCCAAAAAAGGCCATTCCGCCGCCAAATCGAGCAAGCGCCCGGAAAGGGAGGCCTGA